Proteins encoded by one window of Candidatus Nitrosocosmicus hydrocola:
- a CDS encoding M28 family metallopeptidase has product MNEIPSTIRKYPRPDKRTRNNVEFSLLTTPSATQRTSRVISEIREEKIEPAEVNDFIKSQLNLVSKSHIERWINGLASFHNRHSKSIYIHQVAEWLKKELVISGYRNNSGSDDKEEGVYFHSFNDEGVEMRNVICTKKGRSNDFILICGHYDTVLGDNVEDTVSRAPGANDNASGVSAILEIARILFSLDLSLSTRFVFFSGEEQGLRGSEYYSDLIARKKENLHLVINLDMVGQPGFLMTDKTIQIDVDKKFNDKPSCNMMSNNDEDSDEYATLMQKIATSYTNLVGQKGPAFASDYCPFEARGYVIVGAYDGSAENENPHYHHSSDVPENLDIEFLVSVTKMVLATIMDINGQISSK; this is encoded by the coding sequence ATGAATGAAATCCCTTCAACTATCAGGAAATATCCGCGACCTGATAAAAGAACTCGCAATAACGTCGAGTTTTCATTGCTAACAACACCCTCTGCAACACAACGTACTTCCAGAGTAATTTCCGAGATAAGGGAAGAAAAAATTGAGCCAGCAGAAGTTAATGATTTTATAAAATCTCAATTAAATTTAGTCTCTAAGAGCCATATTGAAAGATGGATCAATGGCTTAGCATCATTTCACAATAGGCATAGTAAGTCTATTTATATTCATCAAGTGGCTGAATGGCTTAAAAAGGAACTAGTAATTTCAGGTTATAGGAACAATAGTGGAAGTGACGATAAAGAAGAAGGCGTATATTTTCATTCTTTTAACGACGAAGGAGTAGAAATGAGGAATGTCATCTGTACTAAAAAAGGCAGATCGAATGACTTTATACTTATTTGCGGACACTATGATACGGTATTAGGTGACAACGTAGAAGATACAGTATCCAGAGCACCGGGAGCTAATGATAACGCTAGCGGGGTTTCTGCAATTCTGGAGATAGCTCGCATCTTGTTTTCACTAGATCTAAGTCTTAGTACACGCTTTGTATTTTTCTCAGGGGAAGAACAAGGATTAAGGGGTTCGGAATATTATTCTGATTTAATTGCAAGAAAAAAGGAAAATCTCCATTTAGTCATAAATCTAGATATGGTTGGACAACCAGGCTTTCTCATGACTGACAAAACTATTCAAATTGATGTAGACAAAAAGTTTAATGACAAACCTTCGTGTAACATGATGAGCAACAACGACGAGGACTCCGATGAATATGCCACCTTAATGCAAAAAATAGCTACTAGTTATACGAACTTAGTTGGCCAAAAGGGTCCAGCATTTGCTAGTGATTATTGTCCATTCGAAGCTCGCGGCTATGTTATTGTGGGTGCGTACGATGGTTCAGCTGAGAATGAGAACCCACACTATCATCATTCATCAGATGTTCCTGAGAATCTTGATATTGAGTTTCTTGTATCGGTAACTAAAATGGTTCTTGCTACTATTATGGATATTAATGGGCAAATTTCATCAAAATAA
- a CDS encoding M43 family zinc metalloprotease — translation MANNTFIRKCGTDLNNKNLEELNGDRFRINALRTEQSWLNYRTKLSTLSIEQPVLTIPVVVHIVYNDESQNIPNSRVYSQIDVLNSDFRKKNSDRHKVPDVWKNISADSRIEFMLAKRDPTGNKTDAITRTKTNFNQFLYGNDVHGKPLPEKIKSTKDGGKDPWDTSRYLNIWVCNIAEQKVKEDGQLVIEEDLLGYAQFPNRGGPETDGVVINHVCFGINPDQNAFGLGRTTTHEVGHWLDLRHIWGDDFFSEDSDNPRACLKPDNIPDTPNQKGYNAGKPTFPSMEHACYNTGPNGTMFMNYMDYTHDDSMYMFTRGQCARMYHTLSTSRSTLLRSTALKCPVEESHLESFRKLPPKVFNGIDSFVEVEKIL, via the coding sequence TTGGCAAACAATACCTTTATACGTAAATGTGGAACAGATTTGAATAACAAGAATCTCGAAGAGTTAAATGGTGATCGGTTTAGAATAAATGCATTGAGAACAGAGCAAAGTTGGCTGAATTATCGAACTAAATTATCCACGCTTTCAATTGAACAGCCTGTTTTAACAATACCAGTAGTAGTACATATTGTTTATAATGATGAATCCCAAAACATCCCAAACTCAAGAGTATATAGTCAAATAGATGTATTAAATAGTGATTTTAGAAAAAAGAATTCTGACAGACATAAAGTCCCAGATGTGTGGAAGAATATATCTGCTGATTCCCGGATAGAATTTATGCTAGCTAAACGTGATCCCACTGGAAATAAAACAGATGCAATAACAAGAACAAAAACCAATTTTAATCAATTTCTATATGGAAACGACGTACATGGCAAGCCTTTGCCTGAAAAAATTAAATCAACAAAAGATGGTGGAAAAGATCCGTGGGATACATCTAGATATTTGAACATATGGGTTTGTAACATAGCGGAACAAAAAGTCAAAGAAGATGGTCAATTGGTAATAGAAGAAGATTTGTTGGGTTATGCCCAGTTTCCGAACAGAGGAGGACCAGAAACTGACGGCGTGGTTATAAATCATGTCTGTTTTGGTATAAATCCTGATCAAAATGCTTTTGGTCTTGGTAGAACTACTACCCATGAAGTTGGACACTGGTTAGACTTGCGACACATTTGGGGTGATGACTTTTTTTCCGAAGATTCGGATAATCCTCGGGCATGTTTAAAGCCAGATAATATACCTGATACCCCTAATCAAAAAGGTTATAATGCAGGAAAGCCAACATTTCCATCCATGGAGCATGCCTGTTATAATACAGGACCTAATGGCACTATGTTTATGAATTATATGGATTACACACATGATGATTCTATGTATATGTTTACCCGTGGACAATGTGCTAGAATGTATCATACTCTATCGACATCTAGATCAACTTTATTACGATCAACAGCACTAAAATGTCCAGTTGAAGAATCTCATCTAGAATCATTTAGAAAATTGCCACCGAAGGTGTTCAACGGTATAGATTCGTTTGTTGAAGTTGAGAAGATATTATAA
- a CDS encoding DUF726 domain-containing protein, whose protein sequence is MKKLCIFNYPQYLAIISITVIVIMLIGFVIPNYISHYVFAVTKPVPAYEITTRNILDKAWESVNGSGYGNKYPLLDPKNLSKTCPEEVVIVVHGWSLNEDKAQERFDRVKLSLENNTYNNISLVGFSWASDSPWVAAKFVAKENGPKLADFISGLMNACKSQPNKEMDIHLIGHSLGARVILSALDSLDKNISWESNGFNLSSVHIMGAAVDDEEVSMNPQDIVSDQTNWGTAKADYGRAIEDNVDRFYNLFNAEDKVLAPNPANPFSPYQIYPSFEGDLALGQNGSQLFPPISLPSNYVDVNVTKEIPFNSNADGDQYCDDLRLLSLNPAVWSCAITKAGDSHYGYFGFRLNESEIIDDGVVNIIVNNWNSE, encoded by the coding sequence ATGAAAAAGTTGTGTATATTCAATTATCCGCAATACTTAGCAATAATTTCCATTACTGTTATTGTGATTATGTTAATCGGATTTGTTATTCCAAACTATATCTCTCATTATGTTTTTGCAGTAACAAAACCAGTACCTGCATATGAAATTACAACACGAAATATATTGGATAAGGCTTGGGAAAGTGTGAATGGAAGTGGATATGGAAATAAATATCCACTTCTAGATCCGAAAAATTTGAGTAAAACTTGTCCAGAGGAAGTGGTCATTGTGGTTCACGGGTGGTCTCTTAATGAAGATAAGGCGCAGGAAAGGTTTGATAGGGTAAAATTGTCCTTGGAAAATAATACCTACAATAATATTTCATTGGTTGGATTCAGCTGGGCTTCGGATAGCCCTTGGGTAGCTGCAAAATTTGTAGCTAAAGAGAATGGCCCTAAACTTGCAGATTTTATCTCAGGTCTAATGAATGCATGTAAATCACAGCCAAATAAAGAAATGGATATTCACCTAATTGGTCATTCATTGGGTGCTAGGGTAATCCTTAGTGCTTTAGATAGTTTAGACAAGAACATATCATGGGAAAGTAATGGTTTTAATCTATCGTCGGTCCATATAATGGGAGCTGCTGTGGATGATGAGGAGGTATCGATGAATCCTCAGGATATAGTTAGTGATCAAACAAACTGGGGAACGGCCAAAGCTGATTATGGACGAGCCATTGAAGATAATGTGGATAGATTTTACAATCTGTTCAATGCTGAAGATAAAGTCCTTGCACCAAATCCTGCCAACCCCTTTTCACCTTATCAAATTTATCCTTCCTTTGAGGGGGATTTGGCATTAGGTCAGAACGGATCGCAGCTGTTTCCACCGATTTCCCTTCCATCCAACTATGTTGATGTAAATGTAACAAAGGAAATCCCCTTTAATTCTAATGCAGATGGTGATCAATATTGTGATGATTTAAGACTACTGTCTCTTAACCCTGCAGTGTGGTCATGTGCTATAACTAAGGCAGGTGATAGCCATTACGGATATTTTGGATTTCGACTAAATGAATCAGAAATAATTGATGACGGTGTGGTAAATATTATAGTAAATAATTGGAACTCGGAATAA
- a CDS encoding DUF1428 family protein encodes MESLENSKNSQKYVEFVFYRVPKKNHESLLQLTHQLIELFKKEEVIYDCFGLNNVEEIPGFINITKIISINPAEEEIWINMVTYKDRQYRAKVVEKISKDKECQDIYAELMKLITPDTEFIVGEFRNLVRNY; translated from the coding sequence ATGGAATCATTAGAAAATAGTAAAAATTCTCAAAAGTATGTGGAATTTGTCTTTTATCGAGTTCCAAAGAAAAATCATGAATCATTGTTACAATTGACTCATCAGTTGATAGAGTTATTTAAGAAAGAGGAAGTAATCTATGATTGTTTTGGTCTCAACAATGTTGAAGAAATACCTGGATTCATCAATATAACTAAAATAATTTCTATCAATCCAGCCGAAGAAGAGATATGGATAAATATGGTAACATATAAAGACCGACAATACCGTGCTAAAGTTGTAGAAAAAATATCAAAAGATAAAGAATGTCAAGATATTTACGCAGAATTAATGAAGTTAATAACTCCAGATACTGAATTTATTGTCGGAGAATTTAGAAATTTAGTGAGAAATTATTAA
- a CDS encoding dihydrofolate reductase family protein, whose protein sequence is MRKIKLQVQISVDGCIAGPNNEMDWVVWNEDDKYNEYVKKIHEPVDTILLGRKMIDGFISHWSDVMNKPDDPWNDIAKKLIETPKIVFTKTLSKSDWINTEIVTGDLKTEITKLKSQKNGGRGGDIIVYGGASFDSSLIKEKLIDEYYLFVNPVALGKGKNIFKDLVEVEQFTFIESVVFDSGRVLLHYEVKNNQK, encoded by the coding sequence ATGAGGAAAATAAAACTACAGGTGCAAATTTCAGTTGATGGTTGTATAGCAGGACCAAATAACGAAATGGACTGGGTAGTCTGGAATGAGGATGATAAATATAATGAATATGTAAAAAAAATACACGAGCCAGTTGATACCATTCTCTTGGGAAGAAAAATGATCGATGGATTTATTTCACATTGGTCGGATGTAATGAATAAGCCTGATGACCCGTGGAATGATATCGCAAAAAAGTTGATAGAAACTCCAAAAATTGTTTTTACCAAAACACTAAGCAAATCTGATTGGATAAATACTGAAATTGTAACAGGCGACTTGAAGACTGAAATTACAAAGTTAAAAAGTCAAAAAAATGGTGGAAGAGGTGGTGATATCATAGTATATGGTGGAGCCTCATTTGATTCTTCCTTGATTAAGGAAAAACTAATTGATGAATATTACTTATTTGTTAATCCGGTTGCACTTGGAAAGGGGAAAAATATATTCAAAGACTTGGTCGAGGTCGAACAATTCACATTTATTGAATCGGTAGTATTTGATTCCGGAAGAGTTTTGCTCCACTATGAGGTAAAGAATAATCAAAAGTAA
- a CDS encoding discoidin domain-containing protein, with the protein MVQGSKLNEFSTGNVTISIWTVTNPPKSHHDLFQIDVGKTGDDDWVCIGGGARGNSFPGNFVTASFPSDDFKSWNVASRDHINLDASELIGFAIGMKIPSLSKEELRSNLRIKKNQSDLVSHPKISCSVDVDEGFLLLGGGFQVHDQIVGNLGTGSYPDSTISWRAESKDHDIPSPSRITAFAIGIRSNLIKNDGVVIGNVVTSYNSFEEHTGLLVQDKSIKPLSGFALCGGGGTSHYINYPDSGRYLFALEPAFVPTENPIEQFFSARTGRVENFDYANLTVYAMGIKFKPSSSSPPSPPDPPGNDILLCIKRVTATEATASGNVAPFGPQNVKDGNPITKWMSITSNPWIRLSLEVKRTICRVDMLWARETKYSFNISLSTDNLNYNNVFPTPITRTSTSTTDLETYHFAAREAAHVKITITDTGSPANIVEISEIILYSNKE; encoded by the coding sequence ATGGTACAAGGAAGCAAATTAAACGAATTTTCTACAGGAAACGTTACAATATCCATTTGGACTGTAACTAATCCACCAAAAAGCCATCATGATCTCTTTCAGATAGACGTAGGAAAGACCGGTGATGATGATTGGGTATGTATCGGAGGAGGAGCACGTGGAAATAGTTTTCCAGGTAATTTTGTTACTGCTTCATTTCCATCAGATGATTTTAAGAGTTGGAACGTTGCTTCGCGTGATCACATAAATCTTGACGCCTCCGAACTAATTGGATTTGCAATAGGTATGAAAATTCCATCTTTGAGTAAGGAAGAATTAAGATCCAATCTTCGAATTAAAAAAAATCAAAGTGATCTTGTTTCTCACCCTAAAATTTCATGTTCAGTTGATGTTGATGAAGGCTTTTTGCTTTTGGGAGGTGGGTTTCAAGTACATGATCAAATAGTTGGGAATTTGGGAACTGGTTCATATCCGGATTCAACTATATCCTGGAGAGCAGAATCCAAAGATCATGATATTCCTAGCCCTTCTCGAATTACAGCATTTGCTATTGGTATTCGTTCCAACTTAATAAAAAACGATGGAGTTGTCATTGGAAACGTTGTGACTTCTTACAATAGTTTTGAAGAGCATACAGGTTTGCTAGTTCAAGACAAATCAATAAAACCGTTATCTGGGTTTGCTTTATGTGGAGGGGGAGGCACTTCTCATTATATAAATTATCCGGATAGTGGCCGGTATCTATTTGCTTTAGAACCTGCGTTTGTACCTACTGAAAATCCGATCGAGCAATTTTTTAGTGCAAGAACTGGAAGGGTAGAGAATTTTGATTATGCGAATTTGACAGTATACGCTATGGGGATAAAATTCAAGCCCTCTTCATCATCTCCGCCTTCGCCTCCTGATCCTCCAGGAAATGATATACTTCTATGCATTAAGCGGGTTACTGCAACTGAAGCCACCGCCAGCGGAAATGTAGCTCCTTTTGGTCCTCAAAACGTTAAAGATGGAAATCCAATTACAAAGTGGATGTCAATTACATCCAATCCTTGGATTCGACTGTCATTAGAAGTAAAAAGGACAATCTGTAGGGTTGATATGTTATGGGCAAGGGAAACAAAATATAGTTTTAACATCTCTTTGTCTACTGATAACTTGAACTATAACAATGTGTTTCCTACACCAATTACTAGAACAAGTACCAGTACTACGGACTTAGAAACGTATCACTTTGCGGCAAGGGAAGCTGCCCATGTTAAGATCACAATTACAGATACTGGATCTCCAGCTAACATCGTAGAAATAAGCGAAATAATCCTCTATAGCAACAAAGAATGA